The Gemmatimonas sp. region ATGGAGCGGATGGATCGCTCGCCGTTCCCGCCGTTTGTCGTTTCGCCGTTCATTCTTGGCGCTGTTCACTTTTAGCGCCCCTGACTTTTAGCGCCGTTGATTCTTAGCGCCGTTTGCCGTTCACTCAGGGGCTCCCGCTATCTGTGCTCCGACGCGTCCCGGCAGTGACGGGTGCTGCTTCCACATGTAGGCGCCCATGGCGCCTGATGCGATGAGGTTGGCGATGAAGACCTGCAACCATGTGATGTCACCGAATCCCTGCGCGAGCACGGTCGTCCAGCCGACCCAGCCCACTTCGAACACGACGAACAGGCCGGCGAAGCCAATGAACGACGATGGCACTTTCTCCGCGCTGTTCACGACCCACGAGAAGCCATAGCCGATCACGCAGAAGATCGCGAAGTGGAAGACCGTGTAGCCGAGGAACGCAGCGGCTCTACTCGGCGTGTCGCCTTGCAGAAACAGCGATCCGAGTGAAGTGCCCAACATGACCGGGGTGGCGAGGAGCTCGCCGCGTGTTGCGTCGAGAATGGCGAACCAGACCGCAATCGCGGTGGCTCCGATGAGTCCGGCGGAGATTCCTTCACGTGCCATTCGATTGCCCGTAGACATCCGATGCCCTCCTCCACTCGCGGTGATTTCGGAGGTCTGCCCCTCGACAAACCTCGTCAACGCTGTACATAGCTTCGTCAGCAGTACATATCTGCAGGATGAAGTCCGTGTGCGGTTGCTGCGCTTCTGTAGCTCTACGCCACATGGCGATCGTCGTTCCCCGATGCTCTCCCGTGGTAGGCGGCGGTGGTCGGTCAATGCTGCAATCCGGCTCTCGCGAGAGTACCACCTAATCCCGAGTCCTGCCATGCCCCGAGCGTCTCGCCCTGTTCTGGCCACGTTGTTGACCGCCGCTGGTCCCTGCCTGCTGCTGTTGCTCGCCGCGTGCGGCGGTGGCGCGGCGGCTGACCGAGAAAAGGCCGCGGAGGCGAAGCTAGCGGCCGGTCCGTCGTGTGTGAGCACGGACACGACGCCGGTCGGGCTTGCGGTGCTCGACTACATCACGAAGGCGGAACCGCTCCCCAAGCGCTTTCTGAGCGCCGCCGGCACCGACTCCGCTGTGCCCGACGACGGCTTCAAGGTGCTGCAGGACAAGGGACCGACGTACTTCTACAGCAGTGACACGGTCGCGCAGCGGAAGATTCGCGAGAAGCTTGAAGAGGTCGGCCCGTATCCCTCGATGCTGGTGGTGTTCCGTGGCAAGACCGAGGCGGACAACGGCAATACGGTGACGGTCCGACTTGGCGGTCACTACGTGGGAGGCGACGACAACGGCACGCTGTCGCCGACCAAGTCGTACGACGTGCGGTGCGACACCACCGGATGGAAGGTCGCCGCTTCCAAGGCCGAGGGCGGCGCCTGATGGCCGTCAGCCGGGTGGCGTCTGGCCAAACGGCAGAGCGCCCCGAGCGACTCGTCTCGCTCGACGTGTTCCGGGGCATGACCGTGGCCGGCATGCTGCTGGTCAACAACCCCGGTACCTGGTCTGCCATCTATCCGCCGCTCGAACACGCGGCCTGGAACGGGTGGACGCCGACGGACCTCATCTTCCCGTTCTTCCTGTTCATCGTCGGCATCACCACCGAACTCTCGCTGCGCGCGCGGCGCGCCCGCGGCGATGATGAACGCGCCATTCTGCGGCAGATTCTCCGTCGCGGCGCACTCATTTTCCTTTTTGGCTTCCTGCTCTCCGGGTTTCCGTTCTTCACGTGGCCGCCGGCGCTGCTGGAGGCCTCGTTTCTCGATCGTGTGGTGGACCGCATCGAGCATTGGCGCGTGCTGGGCGTGCTGCAACGCATCGGTCTGGCCTATCTGTTCGGTGCGCTGCTCACGTGGCGCACGACACTGCGGCAGCAGTTTGTCATCCTCGCCGTGCTGCTCTTCGGATACTGGGCGCTGATGACGTTGGTGCCGGTCCCCGATACCGGCGTGGCGGGTCGCTTTGTACTCGATAAGCCAGACCACCTGCTGAGCGCGTGGCTCGACCGCACCATCCTCGGCACGAACCATCTCTGGGTCGGCGGCAAAACGTGGGATCCTGAAGGCCTGCTGAGTACCGTCCCGGCCATCGGCACCATGATGCTGGGTACGTTCGCCGGACGATGGATCGCGCGTCAGGAGCGCACGCTCACCGATCGCCTCGCCGGGTTGTTTGC contains the following coding sequences:
- a CDS encoding DUF5009 domain-containing protein, whose product is MAVSRVASGQTAERPERLVSLDVFRGMTVAGMLLVNNPGTWSAIYPPLEHAAWNGWTPTDLIFPFFLFIVGITTELSLRARRARGDDERAILRQILRRGALIFLFGFLLSGFPFFTWPPALLEASFLDRVVDRIEHWRVLGVLQRIGLAYLFGALLTWRTTLRQQFVILAVLLFGYWALMTLVPVPDTGVAGRFVLDKPDHLLSAWLDRTILGTNHLWVGGKTWDPEGLLSTVPAIGTMMLGTFAGRWIARQERTLTDRLAGLFAVGALTMMLGLVWHWVFPINKSIWTSSYVVFTAGMGAVSLATCMWIIDVMQVRRWTFPFVVYGTNPMLAFLGSGLMARITSSIWTWETSTGSRISAQGFVFNTLYASWLPLREASFAYALSFVALWFLILWGAWKRGFVLKV